One Erythrobacter sp. SDW2 genomic region harbors:
- a CDS encoding ABC transporter transmembrane domain-containing protein: MSQTDPTPEALPVVTRLFEGEPEENATPKRRSLGPLRMIFAEAAKYPDKVALAFLALLVTAAATLAIPAGFKMIIDRGFASGGDPADIARWFRYLLMIVGVLALGTALRFYFVSWIGERVVADIRLKVHANLLRQEPGFYEENSPKEISSRMTSDTAIIEQVVGTTVSVALRNILMAIGGAAYLFYLAPSLTLGMLLVIPAVVIPITVFGRRLRNVSRTSQDRVADVGAMVTEVLSAMKIVQSFNQEGRETSRFGEAVESIFSVAKRRILIRAVMTSIIILLIFGSITLLMWRGAVGVSEGTISGGTIAAFVITGGLVAGAFGALTEVYGDLLRGAGAASRLNELLTAQPMIAAPARAQSLPTPARGSLSFRNVTFRYPTRPDAPALKDFTLEVEPGETVAIVGPSGAGKSTIFQLAERFYDPQAGTVRIDGIPLTQVDPAEVRQRIALVPQDGVLFSADARDNLRYGNWDASDEQIWEAARAANAERFLRDLPDGLDTFLGEDGTRLSGGQQQRIAIARAVLRDAPILLLDEATSALDAESERLVQDALEHLMQGRTTLVIAHRLATVRAADRIVVMEDGQIVEQGTHAQLSTAGGLYARLAKLQFDHPQAGAA; the protein is encoded by the coding sequence ATGTCCCAGACCGATCCCACACCCGAAGCACTGCCCGTCGTCACCCGCCTGTTCGAAGGCGAGCCCGAGGAAAACGCGACGCCCAAGCGCCGCTCGCTCGGCCCCTTGCGCATGATCTTCGCCGAAGCGGCGAAATACCCCGACAAGGTGGCGCTGGCCTTCCTCGCGCTGCTGGTCACGGCGGCGGCGACGCTGGCGATTCCGGCGGGTTTCAAGATGATTATCGATCGCGGCTTCGCCTCTGGCGGCGATCCGGCCGATATCGCCCGCTGGTTCCGCTACCTGCTGATGATCGTCGGTGTGCTGGCGCTGGGTACGGCGCTGCGGTTCTACTTCGTCAGCTGGATCGGCGAGCGGGTGGTGGCCGATATCCGCCTGAAAGTGCACGCCAACCTGCTGCGGCAGGAACCGGGCTTCTACGAGGAGAACAGCCCCAAGGAAATCTCCAGCCGGATGACCAGCGATACTGCCATTATCGAGCAGGTGGTGGGCACGACGGTATCCGTCGCCCTGCGCAACATCCTGATGGCGATCGGCGGCGCGGCTTACCTGTTCTATCTCGCCCCTTCGCTGACGCTGGGGATGCTGCTGGTGATCCCGGCGGTGGTGATCCCGATCACCGTATTCGGGCGGCGGCTGCGCAATGTCTCGCGCACCAGCCAGGACCGCGTGGCGGACGTCGGCGCGATGGTGACCGAAGTGCTCAGCGCCATGAAGATCGTCCAGAGCTTCAACCAGGAGGGGCGCGAGACCAGCCGCTTCGGCGAGGCGGTGGAGAGCATTTTCTCCGTCGCCAAGCGCCGCATCCTGATCCGCGCGGTGATGACCTCGATCATCATCCTGTTGATCTTCGGCTCGATCACCCTGCTGATGTGGCGCGGCGCAGTGGGGGTGAGCGAAGGCACGATCTCGGGCGGGACCATCGCCGCTTTCGTCATCACCGGCGGTCTGGTGGCGGGCGCGTTCGGCGCGTTGACCGAAGTCTATGGCGATCTGCTGCGCGGCGCGGGTGCGGCGAGCCGATTGAACGAACTGCTCACCGCGCAGCCGATGATTGCAGCCCCGGCGCGGGCGCAGTCGCTGCCCACACCTGCGCGCGGCAGCCTGTCGTTCCGCAATGTCACCTTCCGCTATCCCACCCGCCCCGATGCCCCGGCGCTGAAGGATTTCACGCTCGAGGTCGAACCGGGCGAGACCGTCGCCATCGTCGGCCCCTCGGGCGCGGGCAAATCGACCATCTTCCAGCTGGCCGAACGGTTCTACGACCCGCAGGCCGGGACGGTACGGATCGACGGCATCCCGCTGACCCAGGTCGATCCGGCCGAGGTCCGCCAGCGGATCGCGCTGGTGCCGCAGGACGGGGTGCTGTTCAGCGCCGATGCGCGCGACAATCTGCGCTACGGCAACTGGGACGCCAGTGACGAGCAGATCTGGGAGGCAGCCCGCGCCGCCAATGCCGAACGCTTCCTGCGGGACCTTCCCGATGGGCTCGACACCTTCCTGGGTGAAGACGGCACGCGGCTGTCGGGCGGGCAGCAGCAACGCATCGCCATCGCCCGCGCGGTGCTGCGCGATGCGCCGATCCTGCTGCTCGACGAGGCAACCAGCGCGCTCGATGCCGAGAGCGAGCGGCTGGTGCAGGATGCGCTCGAGCACCTGATGCAGGGCCGCACCACGCTGGTCATCGCCCACCGCCTCGCCACCGTGCGCGCGGCCGACCGGATCGTGGTGATGGAGGACGGCCAGATCGTCGAGCAGGGCACCCATGCCCAGCTGAGCACGGCCGGGGGTCTCTACGCGCGCCTGGCCAAGCTGCAGTTCGACCATCCGCAGGCGGGGGCGGCCTGA
- a CDS encoding acetyl-CoA C-acyltransferase: protein MSRDAVIVSTARTPLTKAARGSFNNTLAPTLGSFSVKAAVERAGLEGGEIDDVLFGAAMQQGSQTMNVARLIALRSGLPVTVPGMSIDRQCSSGLMSIATAAKQIIVDRQDICVAGGIESISKVSGSGKAFIETDPELLEMHKDTYMPMIGTAEVVAKRYGISREAQDEYSLQSQQRTAAAQAAGKYDDEIVPCKATMAVMDKETKEISFKEVVADKDECNRPDTTLDGLASLKPVMGEGYTITAGNASQLADGSSACVLMEAKVAKQRGLQPLGRYVGMAVAGTEPDEMGIGPVYAIPKLLKAFDLKMDDIGLWELNEAFAVQVLYCRDKLGIPDELLNVNGGSISIGHPFGMTGARCAGHALIEGKRRGVKYAVVTMCIGGGQGAAGLFEVF from the coding sequence ATGTCACGTGACGCAGTCATCGTTTCCACTGCCCGCACCCCGCTGACCAAGGCGGCGCGCGGTTCGTTCAACAACACCCTGGCCCCGACGCTGGGCTCGTTCTCGGTCAAGGCAGCGGTCGAGCGCGCCGGTCTTGAAGGCGGCGAAATCGACGACGTGCTGTTTGGCGCGGCGATGCAGCAGGGTTCGCAGACGATGAACGTGGCGCGCCTGATCGCGCTGCGCTCGGGCCTGCCGGTGACCGTGCCGGGCATGTCGATCGACCGTCAGTGCTCCAGCGGCCTGATGAGCATCGCCACCGCCGCCAAGCAGATCATCGTCGACCGGCAGGACATCTGCGTCGCCGGCGGGATCGAAAGCATCTCCAAGGTTTCGGGCAGCGGCAAGGCCTTCATCGAGACCGATCCCGAACTGCTGGAAATGCACAAGGACACCTACATGCCGATGATCGGCACGGCGGAAGTCGTGGCCAAGCGCTATGGCATCAGCCGCGAGGCGCAGGACGAATACTCGCTCCAGTCGCAGCAGCGCACCGCCGCTGCGCAGGCCGCGGGCAAATACGACGACGAGATCGTCCCGTGCAAGGCGACCATGGCGGTGATGGACAAGGAAACGAAGGAAATCTCCTTCAAGGAAGTCGTCGCCGACAAGGACGAATGCAACCGCCCCGACACCACGCTGGATGGTCTCGCCAGCCTCAAGCCGGTGATGGGCGAAGGCTACACGATCACCGCCGGCAATGCCTCTCAGCTCGCCGACGGATCCTCGGCCTGCGTGCTGATGGAAGCCAAGGTCGCGAAACAGCGCGGGCTACAGCCGCTCGGCCGCTATGTCGGCATGGCGGTGGCCGGCACCGAGCCCGACGAGATGGGCATCGGTCCGGTCTATGCCATCCCCAAGCTGCTCAAGGCGTTCGACCTCAAGATGGACGACATCGGCCTGTGGGAACTCAACGAAGCCTTCGCCGTGCAGGTGCTCTATTGCCGCGACAAGCTGGGCATTCCTGACGAACTGCTCAACGTCAACGGCGGCTCGATCTCGATCGGCCACCCCTTCGGCATGACCGGCGCCCGCTGCGCCGGCCACGCGCTGATCGAAGGCAAGCGCCGCGGCGTGAAATACGCCGTGGTCACCATGTGCATCGGCGGCGGCCAGGGCGCAGCCGGGCTGTTCGAGGTGTTCTGA
- a CDS encoding undecaprenyl-diphosphate phosphatase, which produces MDNTVTAILLGILEGFTEFLPISSTGHLILAQAFFGYDPEEWRQFNIVIQLGAILAVVVSYWSTFWSMGTGLLRLEAEAVRFVRNILLGFVPAAVIGLLAKDAIDVMLGSPMVVAVALVVGGIAILVLEKIIPARPDNGVAALPWQTAMAIGLVQCLAMIPGTSRSGATIMGALAMGVGRKTAAEFSFFLAVPTMLGAATVKILDEPALLAGQAAIGWGEIALGFGAAFVTALVVIRAFVAYVSKRGFAPFAWYRIVLGAFAIWWFAAG; this is translated from the coding sequence ATGGACAACACCGTCACTGCGATCCTGCTCGGCATCCTCGAGGGCTTCACCGAGTTCCTGCCGATATCCTCGACCGGGCACCTGATCCTGGCGCAGGCCTTCTTCGGTTATGACCCGGAAGAATGGCGGCAGTTCAACATCGTCATCCAGCTCGGAGCGATCCTGGCGGTGGTGGTCAGCTACTGGTCGACCTTCTGGTCGATGGGCACGGGCCTGCTGCGACTGGAGGCAGAGGCAGTCCGCTTCGTCCGCAATATCCTGCTCGGCTTTGTGCCGGCGGCGGTGATCGGGCTGCTGGCCAAGGATGCGATCGATGTCATGCTCGGCAGCCCGATGGTGGTGGCGGTGGCCCTGGTGGTCGGCGGCATCGCGATCCTGGTGCTGGAGAAGATCATTCCCGCGCGGCCGGACAACGGCGTTGCCGCGCTGCCGTGGCAGACCGCGATGGCGATCGGGCTGGTGCAATGCCTTGCCATGATCCCGGGCACGAGCCGCTCGGGTGCGACCATCATGGGCGCGCTGGCGATGGGCGTGGGCCGCAAGACCGCAGCGGAGTTCTCGTTCTTCCTCGCGGTGCCGACCATGCTGGGCGCGGCGACGGTGAAGATCCTCGACGAACCGGCGCTGCTGGCAGGCCAAGCGGCCATCGGCTGGGGCGAGATCGCGCTCGGCTTCGGGGCGGCTTTCGTCACCGCGCTGGTCGTGATCCGGGCCTTCGTCGCCTATGTCAGCAAACGCGGCTTTGCGCCCTTCGCGTGGTACCGGATCGTCCTCGGGGCCTTTGCCATCTGGTGGTTCGCTGCTGGCTGA
- a CDS encoding M13 family metallopeptidase: MIRTVFATTASALALALAAPALAADNGDSIDLLFDDAAPEAAPQPATPTMSFGTWGVDTSLLSDTIKPGDDFFGYVNQEWLDANPLPAEYSRFGAFNLLREKSTSDIKALIDGMVEHEAHLSASDRRVVSAYKAYLDTDAIEAAGLAPAQPALNEIAEAASLEDLVKVWSVPGMPGPVGAFVTVDQKAPDTYTTYVGTGGLGLPDRDYYLDETEKGKAIQQGYRGYLAFLLGEAGYADPAATAAAVYAFEDSIARTVSWDRAVSRNRDLTYNAANPEELLAMAGDFPLATMLAATGFDKATKFVVPQVPPTDEEVAALGLTPDVVAKIGKGTPGMFALLAATPLDTLKAWTAARFLSSNADVLPKRFDDANFAFFGKALRGQPEQRPRWKRATDETEGLLGEVLGKAYVERYFPQENKAAMDELVGNLRLAMAQSIDEITWMGDATKVEARAKLDAFDPKIGYRENLETYEGLEIGSDPIANRMASAKWEFEDNISKLGQPIDRTEWGMLPQTVNAYYNATKNEIVFPAGILQQPFFGISADPAVNYGAIGGVIGHEMGHGFDDQGSKSDGTGELRNWWTDADRAEFDKRGNALVEQYNAFCPLDDGTTCVNGRLTLGENIGDLGGLSLAYRAYKIHLDGKEDKVIDGLTGDQRFFIAWAQVWRSQQREDNARQRLRTDSHSPEEFRTNGVVRNLDEWYEAFAITEDDPMYIPPEQRVRIW, encoded by the coding sequence ATGATCCGTACCGTTTTCGCCACAACCGCGAGCGCGCTGGCGCTGGCTCTCGCTGCCCCGGCGCTCGCCGCCGATAACGGCGATTCGATCGATCTACTGTTCGACGATGCCGCGCCGGAAGCTGCCCCGCAACCGGCCACGCCGACAATGAGCTTCGGCACGTGGGGCGTCGACACCTCGCTGTTGTCCGACACCATCAAGCCGGGCGACGACTTCTTCGGTTACGTCAACCAGGAATGGCTCGATGCGAACCCGCTGCCGGCCGAATACAGCCGCTTCGGCGCCTTCAACCTGCTGCGCGAGAAATCGACCTCCGACATCAAGGCGCTGATCGACGGCATGGTCGAACACGAGGCGCATCTCTCCGCCAGCGACCGCCGGGTCGTCTCGGCCTACAAGGCCTATCTCGATACCGATGCGATCGAGGCCGCAGGGCTAGCCCCCGCGCAGCCCGCGCTAAACGAGATCGCCGAAGCGGCTTCGCTGGAGGACCTCGTCAAGGTATGGAGCGTGCCCGGCATGCCCGGCCCGGTCGGAGCCTTTGTCACGGTCGACCAGAAGGCACCCGACACCTACACCACCTATGTCGGCACCGGCGGGCTCGGCCTGCCCGACCGCGACTACTACCTCGACGAAACGGAGAAGGGGAAGGCGATCCAGCAGGGCTATCGCGGCTATCTCGCTTTCCTGCTGGGCGAGGCCGGCTATGCCGATCCGGCGGCCACCGCTGCGGCGGTCTATGCCTTCGAGGATAGCATCGCCCGCACCGTATCGTGGGACCGCGCGGTCAGCCGCAACCGCGATCTGACCTACAATGCCGCGAACCCGGAAGAGCTGCTGGCGATGGCGGGCGACTTCCCGCTGGCGACGATGCTCGCGGCCACCGGCTTCGACAAGGCGACCAAGTTCGTGGTGCCGCAGGTCCCGCCGACCGACGAGGAGGTCGCCGCGCTGGGCCTGACACCGGACGTGGTGGCCAAGATCGGCAAGGGAACGCCGGGCATGTTCGCGCTGCTCGCCGCGACTCCGCTCGACACGCTCAAGGCCTGGACCGCCGCGCGCTTCCTCTCCAGCAATGCCGATGTCCTTCCCAAGCGCTTCGACGATGCCAATTTCGCTTTCTTCGGCAAGGCGCTGCGGGGCCAACCCGAGCAGCGCCCGCGCTGGAAGCGCGCGACGGACGAGACCGAAGGGCTGCTCGGCGAAGTGCTCGGCAAGGCCTATGTCGAACGCTACTTCCCGCAGGAAAACAAGGCGGCAATGGACGAACTGGTCGGCAATCTGCGGCTCGCCATGGCGCAGTCGATCGACGAGATCACCTGGATGGGCGATGCCACCAAGGTCGAGGCGCGGGCCAAGCTCGATGCCTTCGATCCCAAGATCGGCTACCGCGAGAACCTCGAGACCTATGAGGGGCTGGAGATCGGCAGCGATCCCATTGCCAACCGCATGGCCTCGGCCAAGTGGGAGTTCGAAGACAATATCTCGAAGCTCGGCCAGCCGATCGACCGCACCGAATGGGGCATGCTGCCGCAGACGGTGAACGCCTATTACAACGCGACCAAGAACGAGATCGTCTTCCCGGCCGGCATCCTGCAGCAGCCGTTCTTCGGCATCTCGGCCGATCCAGCGGTCAACTACGGCGCCATCGGCGGGGTCATCGGCCACGAGATGGGCCACGGCTTCGACGATCAGGGCTCCAAGTCCGACGGCACGGGCGAGCTGCGCAACTGGTGGACCGATGCCGACCGCGCCGAGTTCGACAAGCGCGGCAATGCGCTGGTCGAACAGTACAACGCCTTCTGCCCGCTCGACGACGGCACAACCTGCGTCAACGGCCGGCTGACCTTGGGCGAGAACATCGGTGACCTCGGCGGCCTCAGCCTCGCCTACCGCGCCTACAAGATCCACCTCGATGGCAAGGAAGACAAGGTGATCGACGGTCTGACCGGCGACCAGCGCTTCTTCATCGCCTGGGCGCAGGTGTGGCGCAGCCAGCAGCGCGAGGACAATGCCCGCCAGCGGTTGCGGACCGACAGCCACAGCCCGGAGGAGTTCCGTACCAACGGCGTCGTGCGCAATCTCGACGAATGGTACGAAGCTTTCGCCATCACCGAGGACGATCCGATGTACATCCCGCCCGAACAGCGCGTGCGGATCTGGTAA
- a CDS encoding polyhydroxyalkanoate depolymerase has translation MLYHAYELQRSWLHSASALAAISAEWLTNPVNPWSYTSMGPVVASALDVFAHASQDRGKPAFGIEMVEVDGAPFVVREARVLEKPFGDLLRFRRDGLPDDAPSLLIVAPMSGHYATLLRGTVERMVESCEVYITDWADARMVPTSAGTFDLDDYIDYLVEFLDFIGPDATGGRAHMMAVCQPSVPAFAATALMNARHDPFRPATLTMMGGPIDTRESPTSVNDLAMERPIAWFRQSVIATVPMNYPGSGRKVYPGFLQLAGFMSMNLGSHMMSHYEMFKHLTVGDDASAQATKDFYDEYRSVCDMTAEFYLQTVEEVFQKHSLPNGTFLHKGEPVDLSAIIDTALLAIEGERDDISGIGQTRAALKLTPSLPEAKKRYYLAEGAGHYGIFNGSKWRDRIAPVVEEFIAEHRSAKTAA, from the coding sequence TTGCTTTATCACGCCTATGAACTGCAGCGCTCGTGGCTGCACAGCGCCAGCGCACTCGCAGCCATCTCCGCCGAATGGCTGACCAATCCGGTCAATCCCTGGTCCTACACCAGCATGGGCCCGGTCGTCGCCAGCGCGCTCGATGTGTTCGCCCATGCCTCGCAGGATCGCGGCAAGCCGGCCTTCGGCATCGAGATGGTCGAAGTGGACGGCGCGCCTTTCGTGGTGCGCGAGGCGCGGGTGCTGGAGAAGCCGTTCGGCGATCTGCTCCGCTTCCGCCGTGACGGCCTGCCCGATGATGCCCCCTCGTTGCTGATCGTCGCGCCGATGAGCGGGCACTATGCCACGCTGCTGCGCGGTACGGTCGAGCGGATGGTCGAAAGCTGCGAAGTCTATATCACCGACTGGGCCGATGCCCGGATGGTGCCGACCAGTGCCGGGACCTTCGATCTCGACGATTATATCGATTACCTGGTCGAATTCCTCGACTTCATCGGCCCCGATGCCACCGGCGGCCGCGCGCATATGATGGCGGTGTGCCAGCCCTCGGTCCCGGCCTTTGCCGCGACAGCGCTGATGAACGCGCGCCACGACCCGTTCCGCCCCGCGACGCTGACCATGATGGGCGGCCCGATCGACACCCGTGAGAGCCCGACCTCGGTCAACGATCTCGCCATGGAGCGCCCCATCGCCTGGTTCCGCCAGAGCGTGATCGCGACCGTGCCGATGAACTATCCGGGCTCCGGCCGGAAGGTCTATCCCGGCTTCCTGCAGCTGGCCGGCTTCATGTCCATGAACCTCGGCAGCCACATGATGAGCCATTACGAGATGTTCAAGCATCTCACCGTCGGCGACGATGCCAGCGCGCAGGCGACCAAGGACTTCTACGACGAATACCGCAGCGTCTGCGATATGACGGCGGAATTCTACCTCCAGACGGTGGAGGAAGTCTTCCAGAAGCATTCGCTCCCGAACGGCACCTTCCTGCACAAGGGTGAGCCGGTCGACTTAAGCGCGATCATCGACACCGCGCTGCTGGCGATCGAGGGCGAGCGCGACGATATCTCCGGCATCGGCCAGACCAGAGCCGCGCTGAAGCTGACGCCCAGCCTGCCCGAGGCGAAGAAGCGCTATTACCTTGCCGAAGGGGCGGGGCACTATGGCATCTTCAACGGCAGCAAATGGCGAGACCGGATTGCGCCGGTGGTGGAGGAGTTTATCGCGGAGCACCGGTCGGCGAAGACTGCGGCTTGA
- a CDS encoding MaoC family dehydratase N-terminal domain-containing protein: MGQWDSWIGREVRQSDRLDEALAARWLATFDLVRPQPALMPQGIHFALCTPEAPTRRLGLDGHPSRDDSPQSFFPPVSQPRRMWAASDIRFRAPLAIGAVVSRTSRIVSITERDGASGQLVFVEVEHETSANGTLSVIEKQTLVYRDEAAPDAPLSPPEPGQGSFDGTGWDRTRTLTPSETLLFRYSALTFNTHRIHYDLPYARDVERYRGLVVHGPLIASLLLQLAAEEFGDNRLTRFNFRAVSPAICGEPLTLALRQSGDGIELGSFASDGRQTVKATASLA; encoded by the coding sequence ATGGGCCAGTGGGACAGCTGGATCGGGCGCGAGGTCCGGCAGAGCGACCGGCTCGACGAGGCGCTCGCCGCCCGCTGGCTGGCGACCTTCGATCTAGTAAGGCCGCAGCCAGCACTCATGCCGCAGGGGATCCACTTCGCGCTCTGCACGCCCGAAGCGCCGACGAGGCGTCTGGGCCTCGACGGTCACCCGAGCCGTGACGATTCGCCGCAAAGCTTCTTTCCGCCAGTGTCGCAGCCCCGCCGGATGTGGGCCGCGAGCGATATCCGGTTTCGCGCCCCGCTGGCCATCGGAGCGGTCGTTTCGCGGACCAGCCGGATCGTCTCGATCACGGAGAGGGACGGGGCCAGCGGGCAACTCGTGTTCGTCGAGGTCGAACACGAAACGTCCGCCAATGGCACTCTGTCGGTGATCGAGAAGCAGACGCTGGTGTACCGCGATGAGGCCGCGCCCGATGCGCCGCTCAGCCCGCCGGAGCCCGGCCAAGGCAGCTTCGACGGGACAGGCTGGGATCGCACCCGCACCCTCACGCCATCGGAGACGCTGCTGTTCCGCTATTCGGCGCTGACCTTCAATACCCACCGCATCCATTACGATCTGCCCTATGCGCGCGATGTGGAGCGCTATCGCGGGCTGGTGGTGCACGGCCCGCTGATTGCATCGCTGCTGCTGCAACTGGCGGCGGAGGAGTTTGGCGACAACCGCCTCACCCGCTTCAACTTTCGCGCCGTCAGCCCCGCGATCTGCGGCGAACCGCTGACACTGGCGCTCAGGCAGTCGGGCGACGGGATCGAACTCGGCTCGTTCGCCAGCGACGGGCGGCAGACGGTGAAGGCGACGGCTTCGCTGGCCTAA
- a CDS encoding DUF4126 domain-containing protein, producing the protein MLDTSPEPVSNIAVSSMEDVATMGLLWLEYEYPLAAGVVALALLTLAVALLLWARKMIKRLFFRVPKVEGVGRGSP; encoded by the coding sequence CTGCTTGACACGAGCCCCGAACCGGTCAGCAATATCGCCGTCTCCAGCATGGAGGACGTTGCGACCATGGGGCTGCTGTGGCTCGAATATGAATATCCGCTTGCGGCGGGCGTGGTGGCGCTGGCGTTGCTGACGTTGGCCGTCGCGCTCTTGCTGTGGGCGCGAAAGATGATCAAGCGCCTGTTCTTCAGAGTGCCGAAGGTCGAGGGGGTGGGTCGGGGCTCACCGTAA
- the phhA gene encoding phenylalanine 4-monooxygenase, with protein sequence MASLAHPPQDFSILPELPADVFTAPLKRPAHVGEDWLEPAQTVYTSEEDQIWKDLFARQMEVLPGRAASAFMAGLEKLDLSGGVPEFGRLSENLGAMTGWSVVPVPMLIPDHVFFWHLANRRFPAGNFIRTRETFDYIQEPDVFHDVFGHVPMLTDPVFADYMQEYGKAGWKAMRYNHLKALGALYWYTVEFGLIEEAPDVVRAYGAGILSGPTEAVFSVEAQSPNRIMLNVDRVMRTDYAIDDLQPTYFVIESFEDLYRQTVERDFDRLYRSLPASFTYANSAVIDVDNVLHCGTQEYWLRGGRGSGALPV encoded by the coding sequence ATGGCTTCTCTCGCACACCCTCCGCAGGATTTCAGCATCCTGCCCGAATTGCCGGCGGATGTCTTCACCGCGCCGCTCAAGCGCCCGGCGCATGTCGGCGAGGACTGGCTCGAGCCTGCCCAGACTGTGTACACGAGCGAGGAAGACCAGATCTGGAAAGACCTGTTCGCGCGCCAGATGGAGGTTCTGCCCGGCCGCGCCGCCAGCGCATTCATGGCAGGGCTCGAAAAGCTCGATCTCAGCGGCGGCGTGCCGGAGTTCGGCAGGCTCAGCGAGAATCTGGGCGCAATGACGGGCTGGAGCGTCGTCCCGGTGCCGATGCTGATCCCCGATCACGTGTTCTTCTGGCACTTGGCCAACCGGCGGTTCCCGGCGGGCAATTTCATCCGCACCCGCGAAACCTTCGACTACATCCAGGAACCGGACGTGTTCCACGACGTGTTCGGCCATGTGCCGATGCTGACCGATCCGGTCTTTGCCGATTACATGCAGGAATATGGCAAGGCCGGGTGGAAGGCGATGCGTTACAACCACTTGAAGGCGCTGGGCGCGCTCTACTGGTACACCGTCGAGTTCGGCCTGATCGAGGAAGCTCCCGATGTCGTGCGGGCCTATGGTGCAGGCATCCTGTCAGGCCCGACCGAGGCAGTGTTCTCGGTCGAGGCGCAAAGCCCCAACCGTATCATGCTCAACGTCGACCGGGTCATGCGCACCGATTACGCCATCGACGATTTGCAGCCGACCTATTTCGTGATCGAGAGTTTCGAGGATCTCTACCGCCAGACGGTCGAGCGCGATTTCGACCGGCTGTACCGCAGCCTGCCGGCCAGCTTCACCTATGCCAATTCGGCGGTGATCGACGTCGACAACGTGCTGCACTGCGGCACGCAGGAATACTGGCTGCGCGGCGGCAGGGGTTCCGGCGCGTTGCCGGTCTGA
- a CDS encoding MaoC family dehydratase: protein MSPQDVAAKTGEVIGTSEWVEMTQDKVNMFADATGDHQFIHIDEEKAKLTPFGGTIVHGFMTLSMIPYLGANSSTPKIDGVKMGVNYGGNKTRFISPVRVGKRIRGHWKLLEMVEKRPGQWQQTCEITIEIEGEEKPALICEWITQLFV from the coding sequence ATGAGCCCGCAGGACGTTGCCGCCAAGACCGGCGAAGTGATCGGCACCAGCGAATGGGTCGAGATGACCCAGGACAAGGTCAACATGTTCGCCGATGCCACCGGCGACCACCAGTTCATCCATATCGACGAAGAGAAAGCCAAGCTGACGCCGTTCGGCGGCACCATCGTGCACGGGTTCATGACCCTGTCGATGATCCCCTATCTCGGCGCCAACAGTTCGACGCCCAAGATCGACGGCGTGAAAATGGGCGTCAACTACGGTGGCAACAAGACCCGCTTCATCAGCCCGGTCCGCGTCGGCAAGCGCATCCGCGGCCACTGGAAGCTGCTCGAAATGGTCGAGAAGCGCCCCGGCCAGTGGCAGCAGACCTGCGAGATCACCATCGAGATCGAAGGCGAGGAAAAGCCCGCGTTGATCTGCGAATGGATCACCCAGCTGTTTGTCTAA
- the ppk2 gene encoding polyphosphate kinase 2, translating to MEQELVGMARWAKASGARICVLFEGRDTAGKGGAIRTVSERLNPRQCHIVALAKPTEAEQTQWYFQRYVPHLPSAGEIVLFDRSWYNRAGVEKVMGYATDAQVEAFLRDAPRFERMLVDDGILLFKYWLTTDQDKQEERLRERLDDPLKRWKLSPIDLAAREKYDAYTEAREAMLKATHTDHAPWTLVDFNDQKRGRLTLVRDLLERLPDTHAEPEPLDFPELGREPQKERFGVLQPIEDFPLD from the coding sequence ATGGAACAGGAACTCGTCGGTATGGCGCGCTGGGCCAAAGCCAGCGGCGCGCGCATCTGCGTCCTGTTCGAAGGGCGCGATACGGCAGGCAAGGGCGGGGCTATCCGGACGGTCAGCGAACGGCTCAATCCGCGCCAGTGCCACATAGTGGCGCTGGCCAAGCCGACAGAGGCGGAGCAGACGCAGTGGTATTTCCAGCGCTATGTCCCGCATCTGCCGAGCGCGGGCGAGATCGTGCTGTTCGACCGCAGCTGGTACAACCGTGCCGGGGTCGAAAAAGTCATGGGCTATGCGACCGACGCGCAGGTCGAGGCGTTCCTGCGCGACGCGCCTCGGTTCGAACGGATGCTGGTCGATGACGGTATCCTGCTGTTCAAATACTGGCTGACGACCGACCAGGACAAGCAGGAAGAGCGGCTGAGGGAACGGCTCGATGACCCGCTCAAGCGCTGGAAGCTCTCGCCGATCGATCTGGCCGCGCGCGAGAAATACGACGCCTACACCGAGGCGCGCGAAGCCATGCTGAAGGCAACGCATACCGACCATGCGCCGTGGACGCTGGTCGACTTCAACGACCAGAAGCGCGGGCGGCTGACGCTGGTGCGCGACTTGCTCGAACGGCTGCCGGATACGCATGCGGAGCCCGAGCCGCTCGACTTTCCCGAGCTGGGCCGAGAGCCGCAGAAGGAGCGGTTCGGCGTGCTGCAACCCATCGAGGATTTCCCTCTCGATTAG